A single window of Gadus morhua chromosome 22, gadMor3.0, whole genome shotgun sequence DNA harbors:
- the LOC115535459 gene encoding major histocompatibility complex class I-related gene protein-like, translating to MKALTGLLLLVFGHGVSSVLHSLQYFYTGSSGLTAFPEFVAVGMVDGVQIGYYDSNIQGIVLKQDWMEQYTRDDPDYLERLTGIAQGDQQWFKVNIGILKKIFYQIGGIHIYQLMYGCEWDDEDDSTDGYLQFGYDGEDVISLDLKTLTWVAPVPQAVSIKRRWNEDKARLQFNKYFLTKQCVDWLKMGLVYGKSTLQRTERPRVSLLQRSPSSPVVCHATGFYPDRVVVFWRRDGQELHEQVDPGEVLPNHDGTFQVSVDLNLKAVPQEDWGRYECVVQLKGTEDISTPLDPALIRTNSEDQSGITIPIIIGFLVPLLAAASAVVGVFVYQKRNGSDTSSENTEGQNPAPEAQPLTTVQS from the exons ATGAAGGCGCTAacggggctgctgctgttggtctttgGTCACGGTGTGTCCTCAG tgcttCACTCTCTGCAGTATTTCTACACGGGGTCGTCTGGACTCACAGCCTTCCCagagtttgttgctgttgggatGGTGGATGGAGTTCAGATTGGATACTATGACAGCAACATCCAGGGAATAGTCCTCAAACAGGACTGGATGGAGCAGTACACCAGAGATGACCCCGACTACCTGGAGAGGCTAACTGGAATAGCTCAGGGTGACCAGCAGTGGTTCAAAGTCAACATTGGGATTCTGAAGAAGATCTTTTACCAGATAGGAG gtatcCACATATATCAGTTGATGTATGGttgtgagtgggatgatgaggatgattctACTGATGGTTATCTCCAGTTTGGTTATGATGGAGAGGACGTCATATCGTTGGACCtgaagaccctgacctgggTCGCTCCAGTACCTCAGGCTGTCAGCATCAAACGGAGATGGAATGAGGATAAAGCTCGATTACAATTCAATAAGTACTTCCTCACCAAGCagtgtgttgattggctgaagatgGGCCTGGTCTATgggaagagcactctgcagagaacag agcgtccgcgggtgtctctgctacagaggagcccctcctccccagtggtgtgccatgctacaggcttctaccctgacagggtggtggtgttctggaggagagacggccaggagctccatgagcaggtggaccccggggaggtcctccccaaccacgacgggaccttccaggtcagcgtggacctcaACCTCAaggccgtcccacaggaggactgggggaggtacgagtgtgtggtccagctgaaaggcaccgaggacatctccacccccctggaccccgccctcatcaggaccaactcgg AGGATCAGAGTGGCATcaccatccccatcatcatTGGGTTCCTTGTTCCCCTCCtcgctgctgcttctgctgttgttggagtctttgtgtaccagaagaggaACG GTTCTGACACCAGCTCTGAGAACACTGAGGGGCAGAATCCGGCTCCTGAGGCCCAACCTCTGACCACA GTTCAAAGTTAA
- the tcf19l gene encoding LOW QUALITY PROTEIN: transcription factor 19 (The sequence of the model RefSeq protein was modified relative to this genomic sequence to represent the inferred CDS: deleted 1 base in 1 codon), whose product MLSGVQPCFQLLRIGSSAGGVARDLYTFRPALPSCVFRLGRAPELCDVTLEAASVSRIHAELHTAREAGPGAEGAEPKEQEEEEEEDDGGWTVHIKDRSSHGTWVNEVRLQPGDQWELSDGDTLSFGGQSDSPSSEFYFLFQKVKVRPLDFDAITIPKAGSFSSDLQNRIRTSQDQRAAEGMSKLCLSRATVILSSIGSLSKMKGSAWRFRRGHASCSSSSSSSSSPPLATGLSSLLPPSTPPPFPPPPAAAGVAATTTGGGSSVAPPTARTGPGPSSSRSRRKSAHTVLLEDDSSDEPRPAPPGGGGGGGGGGEEALRVRGKKRRRLYRSESDPSAPPPGPLPQVGGHRAGDARRPFEARPFPAGTRTIGSYHGAVTNSALHQQPPRPAGGSFTVHRDPETHLVRLAPRLPPPPPHRGVFSSSGPASSSSAAGAALQHSYSPAQRGRRRAHSSPVYSPLVVGGESYSLASPSLRLQGEEGGRVPFNGFHLAAGKRRGRPRKHPLLPRPSLPSPSSSSSSSTSSASSSSSSSSSSSSGSSDEEGGEGEGGVAGAPEPCAAPRCRLPQRDPVQWIQCDVCDGWFHLDCLPAAHRKKVLADPNADFHCGCP is encoded by the exons ATGCTGTCCGGGGTGCAGCCGTGCTTCCAGCTGCTGCGGATTGGCTCGTCGgcggggggcgtggccagggaCCTGTACACCTTCCGCCCGGCGCTGCCCTCCTGCGTGTTCCGGTTAGGCCGCGCCCCCGAGCTCTGCGACGTCACGCTGGAGGCGGCCAGCGTGTCGCGCATCCACGCCGAGCTGCACACGGCACGGGAGGCGGGGCCTGGCgccgagggggcggagccaaaggagcaggaggaggaggaggaggaggacgacggggGGTGGACGGTCCACATCAAGGACCGCAGCAGCcacg GCACCTGGGTCAACGAGGTCCGCCTCCAGCCCGGCGACCAATGGGAGCTCTCGGACGGCGATACCCTGAGCTTCGGCGGCCAATCGGATTCGCCCAGCTCAGAGTTCTACTTCCTCTTCCAGAAGGTCAAGGTTCGCCCTCTGGACTTCGATGCCATCACGATCCCCAAG GCGGGCAGCTTCTCGTCGGACCTGCAGAACCGGATCCGGACCAGCCAGGACCAGCGCGCGGCGGAGGGCATGTCCAAGCTGTGCCTGAGCCGCGCCACGGTCATCCTCAGCTCCATCGGCAGCCTCAGCAAGATGAAGGGCAGCGCCTGGCGCTTCCGCCGCGGCcacgcctcctgctcctcctcctcctcctcctcctcctcccccccgctggccacGGGCCTCTCCTCGCTGctgcccccctccaccccgccgcccttccccccgccccccgccgccgccggcgtcGCCGCGACGACGACCGGGGGGGGGTCGTCggtggccccgcccaccgccaGGACAGGCCCCGGCCCGTCGTCCTCGAGGAGCCGCAGGAAGTCGGCGCACACGGTGCTGCTGGAGGACGACAGCTCGGACGAGCCccgcccag ctcccccaggaggaggaggaggaggaggaggaggtggcgagGAGGCCCTCAGGGTCCGCGGCAAGAAGCGCCGCCGCCTCTACCGCTCCGAGTCGGACCCCTcggcccccccgcccggcccgCTCCCGCAGGTCGGAGGTCACCGCGCCGGCGACGCCCGGCGGCCCTTCGAGGCGCGGCCGTTCCCCGCCGGCACGCGCACCATCGGCAGTTACCACGGCGCCGTGACCAACAGCGCGCTGCACCAgcagcccccccgcccggccGGGGGCTCCTTCACCGTGCACCGCGACCCCGAGACCCACCTGGTGCGCCTGGCCCCCcggctgccgccgccgccgccgcacagGGGCGTGTTCTCCTCCtcaggccccgcctcctcctcttccgccgCCGGCGCCGCCCTGCAGCACTCCTATTCGCCGGCGCAGAGAGGGCGTCGGCGTGCCCACAGCTCGCCGGTGTACTcccccctggtggtg gggggggagagctacAGCCTGGCCTCCCCCTCGCTccgcctgcagggggaggagggcgggagggTCCCCTTCAACGGCTTCCACCTCGCCGCCGG taaGAGACGTGGGCGTCCCAGGaagcaccccctcctcccccgcccctccctgccctccccctcctcctcctcctcctcctccacctcctccgcctcctcctcctccagctcctcctcctcctcctcctcgggctCCTcggacgaggaggggggggagggggaggggggcgtggccggggccCCGGAGCCCTGCGCGGCCCCCCGCTGCCGTCTGCCCCAGCGGGACCCCGTCCAGTGGATCCAGTGCGACGTGTGCGACGGCTGGTTCCACCTGGACTGCCTGCCCGCCGCCCACCGCAAGAAGGTCCTGGCCGACCCCAACGCCGACTTCCACTGCGGCTGCCCCTGA
- the LOC115535452 gene encoding major histocompatibility complex class I-related gene protein isoform X1, with protein MKALTGLLLLVFGHGVSSVLHSLHYFYTGSSGLTTFPEFVAVGMVDGVQIDYYDSITQKKVLKQDWMERYTIREDPNYLERGTGVRKAHQQAFKANIGIAKQRFNQTGGAHINQFMYGCEWDDEDGSTDGYDQHGYDGEDFLSLDLEHLTWVAPVRQAFATKRKWDENKAQLQYKKNYYTKECVDWLKKYLVYGKSTLQRKERPRVSLLQRSPSSPVVCHATGFYPDRVVVFWRRDGRELHEQVDPGEVLPNHDGTFQVSVDLDLTAVPQEDWGRYECVVQLRGIEDISTPLDPALIRTNEEDQIGLTIPIIIGLLVLLLVAAAAIVGVLLYKKRNASDKRHKPVGSDTSSENTEGQNPAPEAQPLTKV; from the exons ATGAAGGCGCTAacggggctgctgctgttggtctttgGTCACGGTGTGTCCTCAG tgcttCACTCTCTGCATTACTTCTACACGGGGTCGTCTGGACTCACAACCTTCCCagagtttgttgctgttgggatGGTGGATGGAGTTCAGATTGACTACTATGACAGCATCACCCAGAAAAAGGTCCTCAAACAGGACTGGATGGAGCGGTACACCATCAGAGAGGACCCCAACTACCTGGAGAGGGGCACTGGAGTCAGAAAGGCTCACCAGCAGGCCTTCAAAGCCAACATTGGGATTGCCAAGCAGCGCTTTAACCAGACAGGAG gtgcccaCATCAATCAGTTCATGTATGGttgtgagtgggatgatgaggatggttCTACTGATGGTTATGACCAGCATGGTTATGATGGAGAGGACTTCCTATCGTTGGACCTGGAGCACCTGACCTGGGTCGCTCCAGTACGTCAGGCCTTCGCCACCAAACGGAAATGGGATGAGAATAAAGCTCAACTACAATACAAAAAGAACTACTACACCAAGgagtgtgttgattggctgaagaagtaCCTGGTCTATgggaagagcactctgcagagaaaag agcgtccgcgggtgtctctgctccagaggagcccctcctccccagtggtgtgccatgctacaggcttctaccctgacagggtggtggtgttctggaggagagacggccgggagctccatgagcaggtggaccccggggaggtcctccccaaccacgacgggaccttccaggtcagcgtggacctggacctcacggccgtcccacaggaggactgggggaggtacgagtgtgtggtccagctgagaggcatcgaggacatctccacccccctggaccccgccctcatcaggaccaacgagg AGGATCAGATTGGCCTcaccatccccatcatcattgggttgcttgtcctcctcctcgttgctgctgctgctattgTTGGAGTCCTTCTGTACAAGAAGAGGAACG CTTCAGACAAGCGACACAAACCAGTTG GTTCTGACACCAGCTCTGAGAACACTGAGGGGCAGAATCCGGCTCCTGAGGCCCAACCTCTGACCAAA GTCTAA
- the LOC115535452 gene encoding major histocompatibility complex class I-related gene protein isoform X2, with amino-acid sequence MKALTGLLLLVFGHGVSSVLHSLHYFYTGSSGLTTFPEFVAVGMVDGVQIDYYDSITQKKVLKQDWMERYTIREDPNYLERGTGVRKAHQQAFKANIGIAKQRFNQTGGAHINQFMYGCEWDDEDGSTDGYDQHGYDGEDFLSLDLEHLTWVAPVRQAFATKRKWDENKAQLQYKKNYYTKECVDWLKKYLVYGKSTLQRKERPRVSLLQRSPSSPVVCHATGFYPDRVVVFWRRDGRELHEQVDPGEVLPNHDGTFQVSVDLDLTAVPQEDWGRYECVVQLRGIEDISTPLDPALIRTNEEDQIGLTIPIIIGLLVLLLVAAAAIVGVLLYKKRNDKRHKPVGSDTSSENTEGQNPAPEAQPLTKV; translated from the exons ATGAAGGCGCTAacggggctgctgctgttggtctttgGTCACGGTGTGTCCTCAG tgcttCACTCTCTGCATTACTTCTACACGGGGTCGTCTGGACTCACAACCTTCCCagagtttgttgctgttgggatGGTGGATGGAGTTCAGATTGACTACTATGACAGCATCACCCAGAAAAAGGTCCTCAAACAGGACTGGATGGAGCGGTACACCATCAGAGAGGACCCCAACTACCTGGAGAGGGGCACTGGAGTCAGAAAGGCTCACCAGCAGGCCTTCAAAGCCAACATTGGGATTGCCAAGCAGCGCTTTAACCAGACAGGAG gtgcccaCATCAATCAGTTCATGTATGGttgtgagtgggatgatgaggatggttCTACTGATGGTTATGACCAGCATGGTTATGATGGAGAGGACTTCCTATCGTTGGACCTGGAGCACCTGACCTGGGTCGCTCCAGTACGTCAGGCCTTCGCCACCAAACGGAAATGGGATGAGAATAAAGCTCAACTACAATACAAAAAGAACTACTACACCAAGgagtgtgttgattggctgaagaagtaCCTGGTCTATgggaagagcactctgcagagaaaag agcgtccgcgggtgtctctgctccagaggagcccctcctccccagtggtgtgccatgctacaggcttctaccctgacagggtggtggtgttctggaggagagacggccgggagctccatgagcaggtggaccccggggaggtcctccccaaccacgacgggaccttccaggtcagcgtggacctggacctcacggccgtcccacaggaggactgggggaggtacgagtgtgtggtccagctgagaggcatcgaggacatctccacccccctggaccccgccctcatcaggaccaacgagg AGGATCAGATTGGCCTcaccatccccatcatcattgggttgcttgtcctcctcctcgttgctgctgctgctattgTTGGAGTCCTTCTGTACAAGAAGAGGAACG ACAAGCGACACAAACCAGTTG GTTCTGACACCAGCTCTGAGAACACTGAGGGGCAGAATCCGGCTCCTGAGGCCCAACCTCTGACCAAA GTCTAA